The Planococcus versutus genome contains a region encoding:
- the ispE gene encoding 4-(cytidine 5'-diphospho)-2-C-methyl-D-erythritol kinase, with amino-acid sequence MLYVKAPAKINLTLDVLHKRPDNYHEIEMIMTTVDLSDRIGLMGTASGIHIQSADRFVPDDSRNLAYQAAQLIKDTFNIKTGVIISLDKKIPVAAGLAGGSSDAAATLKGLNKLWQLNLSLDELAELGAKIGSDVSFCVYGGTALAKGRGEIIQQLPTPPNCWVILAKPTIGVSTADVYGAFDVQKAEHPNTQAMIQALEESDYEAMCANLGNALESVTLNMYPEVQQIKEQMKKFGADAVLMSGSGPTVFGLVHQEIRVPRIYNGLRGFCSEVYAVRLIGEREPLA; translated from the coding sequence ATGCTCTACGTGAAAGCACCTGCCAAGATCAACTTAACATTGGATGTGTTACACAAACGTCCAGACAATTATCATGAAATTGAAATGATTATGACGACTGTGGATTTGTCAGATCGCATTGGACTAATGGGAACAGCTAGTGGCATACATATCCAGTCGGCAGATCGCTTTGTACCAGATGATTCCCGCAACCTCGCTTATCAAGCGGCGCAATTAATTAAAGATACTTTTAACATTAAAACAGGTGTTATTATTTCACTGGATAAAAAAATTCCGGTTGCTGCAGGTTTAGCTGGGGGTAGCAGCGATGCAGCGGCAACGTTAAAAGGTCTAAATAAACTTTGGCAATTAAATTTATCGCTAGATGAACTCGCCGAACTAGGTGCTAAAATTGGATCGGATGTTTCATTTTGTGTTTACGGTGGCACAGCACTCGCAAAAGGACGTGGAGAAATTATTCAACAATTGCCAACGCCGCCAAATTGTTGGGTGATTCTAGCAAAACCAACTATCGGTGTTTCGACAGCTGACGTCTACGGGGCATTTGATGTTCAAAAAGCAGAGCATCCAAATACACAAGCGATGATTCAAGCACTTGAAGAAAGTGATTATGAAGCCATGTGTGCAAACCTTGGCAATGCCCTTGAAAGTGTGACATTGAACATGTACCCAGAAGTTCAACAAATTAAAGAGCAAATGAAAAAGTTTGGAGCCGATGCCGTATTAATGAGTGGAAGCGGGCCAACTGTTTTTGGACTGGTGCATCAAGAAATCCGTGTTCCACGTATTTACAATGGTTTGCGTGGATTTTGTTCAGAAGTTTATGCTGTACGCTTGATTGGCGAACGAGAGCCGCTTGCTTAA
- a CDS encoding ribose-phosphate diphosphokinase — translation MGYQNANSKLKIFSLNSNQELAEEISEHAGIPLGKSSVTHFSDGEIQINIEESIRGYDVFIVQSTSQPVNENLMELLIMIDAVKRASARTVNVVMPYYGYARQDRKARSREPITAKLVANLLETAGATRVIVLDLHAPQIQGFFDILIDHLVAVPLLSDYFLNESGIDLENVIVVSPDHGGVTRARKMADRLKAPIAIIDKRRPKPNVAEVMNIVGNVEGKTAIIIDDIIDTAGTISIAASALIESGAKEVFACCTHPVLSGPAVQRINDSVIKELIITNSIALPEEKKSPKIKQLSVARLLAETIVRVHEQKSVSTLFD, via the coding sequence ATGGGCTATCAAAATGCAAACTCAAAATTAAAAATATTTTCATTGAATTCGAATCAGGAGTTAGCTGAAGAAATTTCTGAACACGCAGGGATTCCACTTGGAAAAAGTTCAGTGACACATTTTAGCGATGGCGAAATCCAAATTAATATTGAAGAAAGTATTCGTGGCTACGATGTATTTATCGTCCAATCTACTTCTCAGCCAGTTAACGAAAACTTGATGGAGCTATTGATCATGATTGATGCTGTTAAACGTGCTTCTGCTCGCACAGTTAATGTTGTAATGCCTTATTATGGTTATGCAAGACAAGATCGTAAAGCCCGTTCGCGTGAACCGATTACAGCAAAGTTAGTAGCGAATTTATTAGAAACGGCTGGCGCGACTCGTGTAATCGTTTTAGATTTGCATGCTCCTCAGATTCAAGGGTTCTTTGATATTTTGATTGATCACTTGGTAGCTGTTCCATTGCTGTCTGATTATTTCTTGAATGAAAGTGGTATCGACCTTGAAAATGTTATCGTCGTATCACCTGATCACGGCGGCGTTACACGTGCACGTAAAATGGCGGATCGCCTGAAAGCTCCAATCGCGATTATCGATAAACGTCGTCCAAAGCCAAACGTTGCTGAAGTGATGAACATTGTTGGTAATGTAGAAGGCAAGACGGCCATTATCATTGATGACATCATTGATACAGCTGGGACAATTTCAATTGCGGCGAGTGCATTGATTGAAAGTGGTGCGAAAGAAGTCTTTGCCTGTTGTACGCATCCTGTTCTGTCAGGTCCTGCCGTACAACGAATCAATGACTCGGTTATTAAAGAGCTAATCATCACGAATTCCATTGCATTGCCTGAAGAAAAAAAATCTCCTAAAATTAAGCAACTTTCTGTTGCACGCTTATTAGCTGAGACAATCGTTCGTGTTCATGAACAAAAATCAGTCAGTACTCTTTTTGATTGA
- the spoVG gene encoding septation regulator SpoVG, translated as MEVTDVRLRRVQTDGRMKAIASITLDEEFVIHDIRVIDGNDGLFVAMPSKRTPDGEFRDIAHPINSSARTKLQQAVLTAYEQSENESVLENAGV; from the coding sequence ATGGAAGTAACAGATGTGAGACTACGACGCGTACAAACGGATGGTCGGATGAAGGCCATTGCCTCTATCACGTTGGATGAAGAGTTCGTCATCCACGATATTCGTGTAATTGATGGAAATGATGGCTTATTTGTAGCGATGCCAAGCAAAAGAACACCTGATGGTGAATTTCGGGATATTGCACATCCGATTAATTCGAGTGCACGTACAAAGTTACAGCAAGCTGTCTTAACTGCATATGAGCAAAGTGAAAACGAATCGGTTTTGGAAAATGCCGGCGTTTAA
- the purR gene encoding pur operon repressor → MKWKRSERLVDMTHFLLEHPHKLISLTYFSDLYQSAKSSISEDLGIVKETFEEKGIGLLMTVPGAAGGVKYIPKLQAHEIKAVMADLMEELSHSDRLLPGGYLYMTDVLGNPEMMNRVGKVFATAFAKEKIDVIMTVATKGIPIAHAIARHLNVPVVIVRRDSKVTEGSTVSINYVSGSSRRIQTMVLSKRSMKSGQRVLITDDFMKVGGTMNGMKNLLEEFECTLAGVAVLVEAEHKDERLVEKYLSLVKLHEVSEKERTIALEEGNYFENGGI, encoded by the coding sequence TTGAAGTGGAAGCGCAGTGAACGACTTGTTGATATGACGCATTTTTTATTGGAACATCCACATAAATTGATTTCGTTAACTTATTTCTCAGATTTATACCAATCCGCTAAGTCTTCTATTAGTGAAGACTTAGGGATTGTTAAAGAGACATTCGAAGAAAAAGGAATCGGTTTGTTGATGACAGTTCCAGGGGCAGCGGGTGGCGTCAAATATATTCCAAAGCTCCAAGCTCATGAAATTAAAGCAGTGATGGCAGACTTAATGGAAGAGTTGAGCCACTCTGACCGGCTATTACCAGGTGGCTATTTGTATATGACAGATGTGCTCGGTAATCCCGAAATGATGAATCGTGTCGGAAAAGTATTTGCGACTGCATTTGCGAAAGAGAAAATTGATGTCATTATGACAGTGGCAACAAAAGGCATCCCAATTGCTCATGCTATCGCTCGTCACTTGAATGTGCCCGTTGTTATTGTCCGCAGAGACAGCAAAGTTACGGAAGGCTCTACAGTTAGTATTAATTATGTGTCTGGTTCGTCTAGACGCATCCAGACAATGGTATTGTCGAAACGTAGCATGAAGAGTGGACAGCGCGTGTTGATTACAGATGACTTTATGAAAGTTGGCGGCACAATGAATGGCATGAAAAATTTGCTTGAAGAATTTGAATGTACATTAGCAGGTGTTGCGGTACTTGTTGAAGCAGAGCATAAAGATGAGCGATTGGTAGAAAAGTATTTATCTCTTGTGAAACTTCATGAAGTGAGTGAAAAAGAGCGCACCATTGCATTGGAAGAAGGAAATTACTTTGAAAATGGGGGAATTTAA
- the rsmA gene encoding 16S rRNA (adenine(1518)-N(6)/adenine(1519)-N(6))-dimethyltransferase RsmA yields the protein MMKDIATPIRTQQIMTKYNLKVKKSLGQNFLIDPNILRKIVGQADLTKKSAAIEIGPGIGALTEHLAREAGKVLAFEIDQRLLPVLADTLSPYDNISIIHSDILKADVQAAIDSELAGYDDIVVVANLPYYVTTPIILKLLLEKLPVRGMVVMLQKEVAERITAKPGTKAYGSLSIAIQYYTQAEMALTVPKSVFLPQPNVDSAVIRMTKRDVPEVEVIDEDFFFTVTRGSFVQRRKTILNNLQVAMPLGKEKKEWILKALEEAEIDPTRRGETLTIKEFGLLADKLYAYFK from the coding sequence ATGATGAAAGATATTGCTACACCTATTCGAACACAACAAATTATGACGAAATACAATTTGAAAGTAAAAAAAAGTTTAGGACAAAACTTTTTAATCGATCCAAATATATTACGCAAAATTGTTGGACAAGCAGATTTAACAAAAAAATCTGCAGCGATTGAAATTGGTCCCGGAATTGGTGCTTTAACAGAACATTTAGCAAGAGAAGCAGGGAAAGTCCTGGCATTTGAAATCGATCAGCGCTTATTGCCAGTCCTTGCTGATACGTTGTCGCCGTATGATAACATTTCCATTATCCATTCGGATATTTTAAAAGCAGATGTCCAAGCAGCGATTGATAGTGAACTGGCGGGTTACGATGACATCGTAGTCGTGGCTAACTTGCCCTATTACGTAACGACGCCTATTATTTTAAAATTATTACTGGAAAAATTACCAGTTCGTGGTATGGTCGTTATGTTGCAAAAAGAGGTGGCTGAGCGCATCACAGCTAAACCAGGCACTAAAGCTTACGGTTCACTATCTATTGCCATTCAGTACTATACACAGGCTGAAATGGCCCTAACTGTTCCAAAGTCTGTATTCTTGCCACAGCCGAACGTTGATTCGGCTGTTATTCGCATGACAAAACGTGATGTGCCAGAAGTAGAAGTAATTGATGAAGACTTCTTCTTTACCGTAACGAGAGGGTCGTTTGTTCAGCGAAGAAAAACAATCTTGAATAATCTTCAAGTAGCGATGCCTTTAGGTAAAGAGAAAAAAGAATGGATTTTAAAAGCGCTAGAAGAAGCTGAAATTGATCCAACTAGACGGGGTGAGACCTTAACGATTAAAGAGTTTGGTTTACTTGCTGATAAATTATATGCGTATTTCAAATAA
- the pth gene encoding aminoacyl-tRNA hydrolase produces MKLIVGLGNPGKAYEDTRHNIGFKVIDYLSRQWNAPLTQSKFKGMYAVSHRPEGKVMLLKPLTYMNLSGESVSALMDYYDINLEDIIVIYDDLDLPTGQLRLRQKGSAGGHNGIKSLIQHLGNQEFNRLRIGISRPPTGMKVPDYVLQRFSEEEIPEITAAIKKSAAACETGLSKPYVEVMNEFNGV; encoded by the coding sequence ATGAAACTGATCGTTGGTCTGGGAAACCCAGGCAAAGCTTATGAAGATACGCGTCACAATATCGGCTTTAAAGTTATTGATTATTTGTCGCGTCAATGGAATGCGCCGTTAACGCAATCTAAATTTAAAGGGATGTATGCGGTTAGCCATCGTCCCGAAGGCAAAGTAATGTTATTAAAGCCATTAACTTACATGAATTTGTCTGGCGAAAGTGTTAGCGCATTAATGGATTATTACGATATAAATCTAGAAGATATTATTGTCATTTATGATGATCTTGATTTGCCGACAGGACAACTAAGGTTGCGTCAAAAAGGCAGTGCTGGTGGTCACAATGGCATCAAGTCATTGATTCAGCATTTAGGCAATCAAGAATTTAATCGACTGCGTATTGGAATTAGTCGACCGCCAACGGGCATGAAAGTACCAGATTATGTGTTGCAGCGATTTTCAGAAGAAGAAATTCCTGAAATTACTGCGGCCATTAAAAAAAGTGCAGCTGCTTGTGAAACTGGGTTGTCTAAGCCCTATGTAGAAGTAATGAATGAATTTAATGGAGTGTAA
- a CDS encoding G5 and 3D domain-containing protein, translated as MTNQTNNTNTKKSFKGKSLAVTIATVLLFAAVLTFAIYEGTKNTVSVTANGEKEEVRTHAETVGAFLKEQDIKPGQHDFVSHSTETPINEDMALEWDAAEEYAVTVDGEATSAWTTKNTVSEILASANVELTKHDKVSPALDEQVDEDTAISVEKAYEVTIQDGLKEKKVWSTSTKVADFLKENKVTLGKLDRVESKMDELVLPNSKVQIVRVEKLTDVVEDSVKYAVETKKDNSLLKGSEKIVQKGQNGLVKKTYEIVKENGKEVKRDLKDEKIVKEPTKQVTAVGTKTVVASVSRGAKQKATPVASAKIVKEKATPKKEVAVVKAASTEKTVAKVTPVAKEKPVAKAEPAKEKPAAEPTGGKEFYVSATAYTASCTGCSGITATGINLKTNPGLKVIAVDPSVIPLGSKVWVEGYGNAIAGDTGGAIKGNKIDLFMANKSDALSFGRKQVKVRILN; from the coding sequence TTGACAAATCAAACAAATAATACGAATACAAAAAAATCATTTAAAGGTAAATCGTTAGCGGTAACAATCGCGACAGTCTTATTGTTCGCTGCGGTTTTAACTTTTGCTATATACGAAGGAACAAAAAACACTGTATCCGTAACAGCTAATGGTGAAAAAGAAGAAGTAAGAACGCATGCAGAAACAGTAGGTGCCTTTTTAAAAGAACAAGACATCAAACCTGGTCAACATGATTTCGTGAGTCATTCAACGGAAACACCAATTAATGAAGATATGGCTCTTGAGTGGGATGCAGCAGAAGAATATGCAGTAACAGTTGATGGAGAAGCAACGTCAGCTTGGACTACGAAAAATACGGTGTCAGAAATTTTAGCATCAGCAAATGTTGAACTTACAAAACACGATAAAGTATCTCCAGCACTAGACGAGCAAGTAGATGAAGATACAGCTATCTCAGTAGAAAAAGCGTATGAAGTTACCATTCAAGACGGTCTTAAAGAAAAGAAAGTATGGTCTACTTCAACGAAAGTCGCTGATTTCTTAAAAGAAAACAAAGTGACTTTAGGCAAACTAGATCGTGTTGAAAGCAAAATGGATGAATTGGTATTGCCAAATTCAAAAGTTCAAATTGTTCGCGTTGAAAAACTTACGGATGTAGTTGAGGATTCAGTAAAATACGCAGTAGAAACAAAAAAAGACAACTCACTTCTTAAAGGCAGTGAAAAAATTGTTCAAAAAGGTCAAAATGGTCTAGTTAAAAAAACGTACGAAATTGTTAAAGAAAACGGTAAAGAAGTAAAACGTGATCTTAAAGATGAAAAAATTGTTAAAGAACCGACGAAGCAAGTAACAGCGGTTGGAACAAAAACAGTTGTAGCAAGCGTTTCACGTGGAGCAAAACAAAAAGCAACACCGGTAGCATCAGCAAAAATTGTGAAAGAAAAAGCAACACCGAAGAAAGAAGTAGCAGTTGTTAAAGCAGCATCTACTGAAAAAACAGTTGCAAAGGTAACACCTGTAGCAAAAGAAAAGCCAGTAGCTAAAGCAGAACCTGCAAAAGAAAAGCCGGCGGCAGAACCAACTGGTGGTAAAGAATTTTACGTGTCAGCAACAGCTTACACAGCAAGCTGCACAGGATGTTCAGGGATTACAGCTACAGGGATCAACTTGAAAACCAATCCTGGTCTTAAAGTAATTGCAGTAGATCCTAGCGTTATTCCACTTGGCTCTAAAGTATGGGTTGAAGGATACGGAAATGCGATTGCTGGCGATACAGGTGGAGCAATCAAAGGAAACAAAATTGATTTGTTCATGGCTAACAAGTCTGATGCGTTATCATTCGGACGCAAACAAGTGAAAGTTAGAATTTTAAACTAA
- the glmU gene encoding bifunctional UDP-N-acetylglucosamine diphosphorylase/glucosamine-1-phosphate N-acetyltransferase GlmU has protein sequence MANTYAVILAAGQGTRMKSKLYKVLHPVCGMPMVEHVAGNVEQLGVKKIVTVVGHGAEKVQQQLGDKSEYALQAEQLGTAHAVQQTASLIEGLSGTTLVVCGDTPLIRPETMQALLDQHAETKAKATILTAIADNPAGYGRILRNSDGIVKKIVEQKDASEEEQRVKEINTGTYCFDNEALFEALKCVSNDNVQGEYYLPDVIEILQKQGEIVAAYATDNFDETLGVNDRVALSQAENTMRKRIAEKHMRAGVSIIDPSTAYISAQAQIGADTIIYPNVQIDGYTKIGEDCIISSNTHIVNSEIGDRTTVRSSEIHDSSIGADTAVGPFAHIRPQTVLGNHVKIGNFVEVKKAEVGNDSKVSHLSYIGDATVGTGVNIGCGTITVNYDGKNKFQTIIEDDTFVGCNSNLIAPVTVGKGSYIAAGSTISKDVPQDSLAIARARQENKEGYASKLNSKK, from the coding sequence ATGGCGAATACATATGCAGTAATTTTAGCGGCAGGACAAGGTACCCGCATGAAGTCGAAATTATATAAAGTACTTCATCCGGTTTGTGGCATGCCGATGGTTGAGCATGTAGCAGGCAATGTAGAGCAACTTGGTGTTAAAAAAATCGTTACTGTTGTTGGACATGGTGCTGAAAAAGTTCAACAACAACTCGGTGATAAAAGTGAATATGCGTTACAAGCAGAACAGCTTGGAACAGCTCATGCGGTTCAACAGACAGCTTCATTAATTGAAGGATTGTCAGGAACGACATTAGTTGTTTGTGGGGATACACCATTAATCCGTCCTGAAACAATGCAGGCTTTACTTGATCAACATGCTGAAACAAAGGCAAAAGCAACTATTTTAACAGCAATTGCAGATAACCCAGCTGGATACGGACGTATTCTACGCAATAGCGATGGTATCGTTAAAAAAATTGTTGAACAAAAAGATGCTTCTGAAGAAGAGCAACGCGTCAAAGAAATTAATACAGGTACTTATTGCTTTGACAATGAGGCATTATTTGAGGCGTTAAAATGTGTGTCTAATGATAACGTTCAAGGCGAATATTATTTGCCAGACGTAATTGAAATTCTTCAAAAACAAGGTGAAATTGTGGCGGCTTACGCAACAGATAACTTTGACGAAACATTAGGTGTTAATGATCGTGTTGCATTAAGTCAGGCTGAGAACACGATGCGCAAGCGAATTGCTGAAAAGCATATGAGAGCGGGCGTTTCGATTATTGATCCATCGACTGCCTATATTAGTGCACAAGCTCAAATTGGAGCAGATACCATTATTTATCCCAATGTTCAGATTGATGGCTATACAAAAATTGGAGAAGATTGCATCATTTCTTCAAATACACACATTGTTAATAGTGAAATCGGTGACCGCACAACAGTTCGCAGTTCAGAAATACACGATAGTAGCATCGGAGCAGATACAGCAGTAGGGCCATTTGCACATATTCGACCTCAAACTGTTTTAGGCAATCATGTGAAAATTGGGAATTTCGTTGAAGTGAAAAAAGCAGAAGTCGGAAACGATAGCAAAGTTTCTCACTTAAGTTATATTGGCGATGCTACAGTTGGGACAGGTGTCAATATTGGATGCGGAACAATTACCGTAAACTATGATGGCAAAAACAAATTCCAAACAATTATTGAAGATGATACGTTCGTTGGCTGTAATTCAAACTTGATCGCACCGGTCACTGTAGGCAAAGGATCTTATATTGCTGCAGGATCTACGATTTCTAAAGACGTACCTCAGGATTCATTGGCAATTGCACGCGCGCGCCAGGAAAACAAAGAGGGCTATGCAAGTAAATTAAACAGCAAAAAATAG
- the veg gene encoding biofilm formation stimulator Veg: MPKTLADIKKSLDLHLGKRLLLKANGGRKKTVERAGILRETYHSVFVIELDQEEHAFERVSYSYADILTEAVEITVYEGTEDALVVK, from the coding sequence ATGCCCAAAACTTTGGCGGATATTAAAAAATCGTTAGACTTACATTTAGGAAAACGATTGCTTTTGAAGGCAAACGGAGGTCGCAAGAAAACGGTTGAACGTGCCGGAATTCTGCGTGAGACCTATCACTCCGTGTTCGTGATTGAGCTAGATCAAGAAGAGCATGCATTTGAACGCGTGTCTTACAGCTACGCAGACATCTTAACTGAAGCAGTAGAAATTACTGTGTACGAAGGAACCGAAGACGCACTTGTTGTGAAATAA
- a CDS encoding 50S ribosomal protein L25/general stress protein Ctc translates to MTVKMTAKTRETSNKGSALTELRSKGEVPGVVYGYKTETTSVTVAEIELIKTLRESGRNGVINLDIDGKTTNVVLSDYQMDALKGSFKHVDFLAINMSDELEVATTVHLTGESVGEKEGGFVTQPNREVTIRVKPSDIPDALEIDISKLEIGDTITVGDVRGTVSYEILDEDDFILVSATAPRTQEELDELETVSEEGAEPEVVGSEDSEENKEA, encoded by the coding sequence ATGACTGTAAAAATGACTGCAAAAACAAGAGAAACAAGCAATAAAGGTTCTGCTTTAACGGAACTTCGTTCAAAAGGCGAAGTGCCAGGCGTAGTATACGGCTATAAAACAGAAACAACATCTGTAACAGTAGCTGAAATTGAATTGATTAAAACTTTACGTGAATCTGGACGTAATGGTGTAATCAACCTTGATATCGACGGAAAAACTACAAATGTTGTATTAAGTGATTACCAAATGGACGCTTTAAAAGGTAGCTTTAAGCATGTAGATTTTCTAGCAATTAACATGTCTGACGAGCTAGAAGTAGCTACAACAGTTCACTTAACAGGCGAATCAGTAGGTGAAAAAGAAGGCGGATTTGTTACTCAACCAAACCGTGAAGTTACTATTCGCGTAAAACCTTCCGATATTCCAGATGCTCTAGAAATAGATATCTCGAAATTAGAAATAGGCGATACAATCACTGTTGGTGATGTCCGTGGAACAGTCTCTTACGAAATTTTAGACGAAGATGACTTTATCCTTGTTTCTGCAACAGCTCCTCGCACACAAGAAGAGTTGGATGAGCTTGAAACAGTGTCTGAGGAAGGCGCAGAACCAGAAGTGGTTGGTAGCGAAGATTCTGAAGAAAACAAAGAAGCATAA
- the rnmV gene encoding ribonuclease M5 encodes MKINEIIIVEGKDDTVAIKRAVDADTIETNGSAINAETLQRIVHAQQKRGVIVFTDPDYPGRRIRAIIEEHVPQAKHAFLAKEKTIAKNGKGLGIEHARDEDIREALQAVYTPVMHDRPIEITMDDLIDAGLVAHPQAKQRRTTIGNELQIGYTNGKQLQKRLYMFGISKEQFIKAVQALTQEEN; translated from the coding sequence ATGAAAATCAATGAAATTATAATAGTAGAAGGAAAAGATGACACTGTAGCGATTAAACGTGCAGTTGATGCAGATACGATTGAAACAAATGGTTCAGCAATTAATGCTGAAACACTGCAGCGAATTGTTCATGCACAGCAAAAAAGAGGCGTCATTGTTTTTACTGATCCTGATTATCCCGGACGACGTATCCGTGCTATTATTGAAGAACATGTGCCACAAGCGAAACATGCATTTTTAGCGAAAGAAAAAACAATTGCCAAAAATGGCAAAGGCTTAGGAATAGAACATGCTCGAGATGAAGACATTCGTGAAGCTTTACAAGCAGTCTATACGCCAGTAATGCACGATCGTCCTATAGAGATTACAATGGACGATTTAATCGATGCTGGGCTTGTTGCGCATCCACAAGCAAAGCAGCGAAGAACTACGATCGGCAACGAATTGCAAATCGGTTATACAAACGGCAAGCAACTTCAAAAGCGTCTTTATATGTTTGGCATATCAAAAGAACAATTTATTAAAGCGGTACAAGCGTTAACTCAGGAGGAAAACTAA
- a CDS encoding RidA family protein, producing the protein MKYVATDKAAAAIGPYSQGVVSGGILYSSGQIPLTATGQLVEGTISDQTHQVFSNLKAVLAEAGSSLNEVIKTTVFIKDMNDFAVFNDIYASYFGDHKPARSTVEVARLPKDVKVEIEVIAKVNV; encoded by the coding sequence ATGAAATACGTAGCAACGGACAAAGCAGCAGCGGCAATTGGACCATACTCACAAGGCGTGGTTTCAGGAGGAATTCTTTATAGTTCAGGTCAAATTCCTTTAACAGCTACCGGTCAATTGGTTGAAGGGACGATTTCTGATCAAACCCATCAAGTGTTTTCGAATTTAAAAGCAGTTCTTGCAGAAGCAGGCTCATCACTTAACGAAGTAATTAAAACAACTGTTTTCATTAAAGATATGAACGATTTTGCAGTCTTTAATGATATTTATGCAAGTTATTTTGGTGATCATAAACCAGCGCGTTCGACCGTAGAAGTAGCTCGCTTGCCAAAAGACGTGAAAGTAGAAATCGAAGTAATTGCAAAAGTGAACGTGTAA